The Salinibacterium sp. M195 genome includes a window with the following:
- a CDS encoding CdaR family transcriptional regulator → MRVISGELATATLKQLEDTLPWYGEMPPGRRSAVGLVAQAGITSFISWFEDPTTTPWIAADVFGAAPRELLRSVSLQQTLQLIRITVEVVEARVKADDDVLREAILLYSREIAFASADVYARAAEARGLWDARLEALVVDSILSGEYDNELPSRIAALGWNGHGEVCVLVGTAPRQLDVDQLRRTSRHLDADVLIGVQGSRLVLVIGRAAPRSEKAEGEEPLPFITIAEQLEPGFGSGHLVLGPEVPSLVEASKSAKAALAGFAVARSWRNAPRPTMANDLLPERAFAGDPLARSTLINKIYKPLQAHSTDLLTTLWCYLDNGRSLEATARELFVHPNTVRYRLKRVSEVIGWDATGAREALILQAALIVGSISDPESGRSH, encoded by the coding sequence TTGCGTGTTATTTCGGGCGAACTCGCAACAGCGACCCTGAAGCAGCTTGAGGACACGCTGCCCTGGTATGGCGAAATGCCTCCAGGGCGGCGGTCCGCTGTTGGACTAGTGGCACAGGCTGGCATCACCAGCTTTATTAGCTGGTTCGAGGATCCAACGACAACGCCGTGGATCGCTGCCGACGTCTTTGGCGCAGCCCCTCGAGAGCTGCTGAGATCAGTCTCGCTCCAACAAACTTTGCAGTTGATTCGCATCACGGTCGAAGTCGTTGAGGCGCGGGTGAAGGCAGATGACGATGTCTTGCGCGAAGCGATCCTTTTGTACTCGCGAGAGATCGCATTCGCTTCGGCAGATGTGTACGCACGTGCAGCGGAGGCTCGCGGGCTATGGGATGCCCGACTTGAGGCTCTCGTCGTTGACTCAATCCTCAGCGGCGAATATGACAACGAACTCCCCAGCCGCATCGCAGCTCTCGGGTGGAATGGCCACGGTGAGGTCTGTGTTTTGGTTGGCACTGCCCCACGCCAGCTCGACGTCGACCAATTGCGTCGCACCTCTCGTCACCTCGATGCCGATGTGCTCATCGGGGTTCAAGGATCGCGCCTCGTGCTCGTTATCGGCCGAGCCGCACCTCGTTCCGAAAAGGCCGAAGGCGAAGAGCCGTTGCCGTTCATCACGATCGCTGAGCAGTTAGAACCCGGGTTCGGTAGTGGTCATCTGGTTTTGGGCCCCGAAGTTCCGAGTCTGGTAGAGGCGTCGAAGAGCGCGAAAGCAGCTCTCGCCGGTTTTGCTGTAGCGCGCTCGTGGCGTAATGCACCGCGTCCGACAATGGCGAACGATCTCCTTCCCGAACGAGCTTTCGCGGGCGATCCGCTTGCGCGCTCCACTCTCATCAACAAGATTTACAAACCCCTCCAGGCTCATTCCACTGACCTCTTGACCACTCTGTGGTGTTACCTCGATAACGGTCGCTCGCTTGAAGCCACTGCGCGTGAACTCTTCGTGCACCCCAACACGGTGCGTTATCGCCTCAAACGCGTCAGTGAAGTTATTGGGTGGGATGCGACTGGTGCCCGAGAGGCCCTGATTTTGCAGGCGGCCCTCATCGTCGGATCAATTTCCGATCCCGAGTCTGGTCGTTCGCACTAG
- a CDS encoding SDR family oxidoreductase: MSRFDGKVVLISGGARGMGESHSRAVVAEGGKVVITDVLDAEGQTLADELGESAVYIHLDVTKEEEWNAAVKLAVDTFGGLHVLINNAGIVNFGTLDSYTESDWSLIIGINLTGAFLGIKAATPELVKNDASSIVNISSTAGMQGYAALHGYTASKFGLRGLTKSVAMELGSQGVRVNSVHPGGIRTPMTDGLSMGDPGTPINRIGEADEVTKMVLFLASDDASFSTGSEFIIDGGTLAGEGAVS, encoded by the coding sequence ATGTCTAGGTTTGACGGAAAAGTAGTTCTCATTAGCGGCGGTGCTCGCGGTATGGGAGAGTCACACAGCCGAGCGGTCGTGGCGGAGGGTGGCAAAGTCGTCATCACCGACGTGCTTGATGCCGAAGGTCAGACTCTTGCCGATGAACTCGGCGAGAGTGCGGTCTATATTCACCTCGATGTCACCAAGGAAGAGGAGTGGAATGCGGCAGTGAAGCTGGCCGTTGACACCTTCGGTGGGCTCCACGTGTTGATCAACAATGCTGGCATTGTGAACTTCGGTACGCTCGACAGCTATACCGAAAGCGACTGGTCTCTCATTATCGGGATCAACCTCACCGGCGCGTTCCTCGGAATCAAGGCCGCCACACCCGAGCTGGTCAAAAACGATGCTTCATCAATCGTGAACATCTCCTCGACCGCCGGTATGCAGGGCTACGCTGCTCTGCACGGCTACACCGCCTCGAAGTTTGGTCTGCGTGGGCTCACCAAGTCCGTCGCAATGGAGCTCGGTTCGCAGGGTGTTCGGGTCAACTCGGTTCATCCTGGCGGAATCCGCACCCCCATGACAGACGGGCTGAGTATGGGCGATCCCGGAACGCCGATCAATCGTATTGGTGAGGCGGACGAAGTCACCAAGATGGTGCTTTTCCTTGCGAGCGACGACGCCAGCTTCTCCACCGGCTCCGAGTTCATCATTGATGGGGGAACCCTCGCCGGCGAAGGCGCAGTCAGCTAA
- a CDS encoding DUF3145 domain-containing protein, with translation MTAQNARGVLYVHSAPRALCPHIEWAAGRALERAVNFSWDDQPVLKGSQRAEFYWEGPQGSGAVLASALRGWEHLRFEITEDPSPGSDGGRWMHTPDLGIFFAQTDTVGNMVIPEDRVRYAMEIAGSDAFELHRELRLVLGQAWDDELESFRHAGQDSAVVWLHKVG, from the coding sequence GTGACTGCACAAAACGCTCGCGGAGTGCTCTACGTGCACTCTGCTCCTCGCGCGCTCTGCCCACATATCGAGTGGGCAGCAGGTCGCGCCCTTGAACGTGCCGTGAACTTTTCATGGGACGATCAGCCGGTGCTCAAAGGCTCCCAACGTGCCGAGTTCTATTGGGAAGGCCCTCAGGGGTCTGGTGCTGTTCTCGCCTCTGCTCTTCGCGGTTGGGAACACCTCCGTTTCGAAATCACTGAAGACCCGTCTCCTGGTAGCGATGGCGGCCGCTGGATGCACACGCCCGATTTGGGGATCTTCTTTGCCCAGACTGACACTGTCGGCAACATGGTGATCCCGGAGGATCGGGTTCGCTACGCCATGGAAATTGCTGGTTCTGACGCGTTCGAGCTTCACCGCGAGCTACGGTTGGTGCTCGGTCAAGCGTGGGATGACGAACTCGAGTCTTTCCGGCACGCCGGTCAAGATTCCGCCGTTGTGTGGCTCCATAAGGTCGGATAG
- a CDS encoding beta-ketoacyl-ACP synthase III, whose amino-acid sequence MTAPTLTQSAGAQFTKIYSYGAARGDLIVDNNQLVEAIDSSDEWIQQRTGMITRRRASAGILAVDLATDAAREAIEKSGVDPSAIDLVIIATISNVLQTPSMSAVVADRVGANPAAAYDVNAACAGFSYAVTQADALIRAGAAKYALVIGAEKLSDIVDPTDRSISFLLADGAGAVVIGPSDTPGISAPVWGSDGSKADAIKMNATLVDFREGDAAWPTLRQEGQTVFRWAVWDMAKVAKEALDVAGITAEDLAAFIPHQANMRIIDEFAKQLKLPESVVIARDVADMGNSSAASIPLATHRLLEENPELSGGLALQIGFGAGLVFGAQVIVLP is encoded by the coding sequence ATGACCGCACCCACCCTCACCCAGTCCGCCGGAGCACAGTTCACCAAAATTTACAGTTATGGCGCTGCCCGCGGCGACCTGATTGTGGACAACAATCAGCTCGTTGAAGCGATCGACTCAAGCGATGAGTGGATTCAGCAGCGCACCGGCATGATCACCCGCCGCCGCGCGTCAGCGGGAATCCTCGCCGTCGATCTCGCCACGGATGCCGCGCGCGAAGCGATTGAGAAGTCTGGCGTCGACCCGTCGGCGATCGACCTCGTCATCATCGCGACGATCAGCAACGTTCTGCAGACGCCGTCGATGTCCGCTGTTGTCGCCGACCGTGTGGGAGCCAACCCTGCCGCGGCATACGACGTGAACGCCGCCTGCGCTGGTTTCAGCTACGCGGTCACCCAGGCCGACGCCTTGATCCGTGCTGGCGCCGCAAAATACGCCCTCGTGATCGGCGCCGAGAAGCTCTCTGACATTGTCGATCCCACCGACCGCAGCATCTCGTTCCTTTTGGCTGATGGCGCCGGCGCCGTTGTTATCGGCCCGAGCGACACTCCCGGCATCTCGGCTCCAGTGTGGGGGTCGGATGGCTCGAAGGCTGACGCGATCAAAATGAATGCAACGCTCGTCGACTTTCGTGAGGGCGACGCCGCGTGGCCGACCCTCCGTCAAGAGGGCCAGACCGTCTTTCGCTGGGCTGTCTGGGACATGGCAAAAGTAGCGAAAGAAGCACTGGATGTCGCGGGAATTACCGCGGAAGACCTTGCTGCGTTCATCCCTCATCAGGCCAACATGCGCATCATCGATGAGTTCGCGAAGCAGCTGAAGCTGCCCGAGTCTGTCGTGATCGCTCGCGATGTTGCCGACATGGGCAACTCGTCGGCCGCATCGATTCCGCTCGCGACTCACCGTCTGCTCGAAGAAAACCCCGAATTGAGCGGCGGCCTAGCACTTCAGATCGGCTTTGGAGCCGGTCTCGTATTCGGCGCGCAAGTAATCGTTCTGCCGTAG
- a CDS encoding acyl carrier protein, with amino-acid sequence MALSTEEVMAGLAELINDETGIATDTVEMGKSFTDDLDIDSISMMTIVVNAEEKFDVKIPDEEVKNLKTVGDAVSFITNAQA; translated from the coding sequence ATGGCACTGTCCACCGAAGAAGTTATGGCCGGACTGGCTGAGCTCATCAACGACGAGACCGGCATCGCGACCGACACAGTTGAAATGGGTAAGTCGTTCACCGACGACCTCGACATCGACTCGATCTCGATGATGACGATCGTTGTCAACGCCGAAGAGAAGTTCGACGTGAAGATCCCCGACGAAGAGGTCAAGAACCTCAAGACCGTCGGTGACGCTGTGAGCTTCATCACCAACGCTCAGGCGTAG
- a CDS encoding ACP S-malonyltransferase: protein MIVVVAPGQGSQTPGFLEPWLEDATLREQLGAISEAAGIDLAKHGTISDADTIRDTAVAQPLIVAAGLLTLSALTAGDRRKHIGAVAGHSVGEITAAAASGILSEVDAMRFVVERGAAMAAAAAQESTGMSAVIGGDEEALLERLAELGLQAANFNGGGQIVVAGALEALAALAADPLKGTRVIPLQVAGAFHTRYMQPAVAHLETVAAGLTKNDPTLPIYTNRDGSVIESGTHYVDLLVGQVSSPVRWDLTMGSLADAGVTGIIELAPAGALVGLAKRGLRGIPAVAVKTPDDLSAAFDLMEANA from the coding sequence GTGATTGTTGTAGTAGCGCCCGGACAGGGCTCCCAAACCCCAGGATTTCTTGAGCCGTGGCTAGAAGACGCCACACTGCGCGAGCAGCTCGGTGCCATCTCTGAAGCTGCTGGCATTGATCTGGCCAAGCACGGAACTATTTCTGACGCAGATACCATCCGCGATACCGCAGTGGCTCAGCCACTCATTGTTGCGGCTGGCCTGTTGACGCTCAGCGCGCTAACAGCGGGCGACCGTCGCAAGCACATTGGTGCGGTTGCCGGGCATTCCGTGGGAGAAATCACTGCTGCTGCAGCATCCGGCATCCTCTCTGAAGTCGATGCGATGCGTTTCGTGGTGGAGCGTGGTGCCGCAATGGCCGCCGCCGCAGCGCAAGAGTCGACCGGCATGTCAGCCGTTATCGGTGGCGATGAAGAAGCGCTACTGGAGCGTTTAGCCGAGCTCGGGCTGCAGGCCGCAAACTTCAACGGCGGCGGACAGATTGTCGTAGCCGGAGCGCTCGAAGCTCTTGCTGCTCTGGCCGCGGACCCCCTCAAGGGAACACGCGTTATTCCGCTGCAAGTTGCCGGAGCATTTCACACTCGCTACATGCAGCCAGCAGTTGCTCATCTCGAAACCGTGGCAGCTGGACTCACGAAGAACGACCCAACACTGCCGATTTACACGAACCGCGATGGTTCGGTCATCGAGAGCGGGACACACTACGTCGACCTCCTCGTTGGCCAGGTTTCGTCGCCGGTGCGCTGGGACCTCACCATGGGCTCTCTAGCGGATGCCGGAGTGACCGGAATTATTGAACTCGCGCCAGCAGGCGCACTTGTTGGTCTCGCTAAGCGCGGGCTCCGGGGCATCCCGGCCGTCGCTGTGAAGACACCAGACGATCTATCCGCAGCATTTGACCTGATGGAGGCCAACGCATGA
- a CDS encoding beta-ketoacyl synthase has protein sequence MTKKIVVTGIGATTPLGGTATESWNALLAGESGARSLEQDWVAEHSLPVTFAAQAKVRPEEVLERVEYKRLDPSSQFALISAREAWADAGSPDVDPERIGVDYSTGIGGLWTLLDAWDTLREKGPRRVLPMTIPMLMPNAAAAAISMAIPSRAYARTDVSACASSTEALANAYAHLQAGLADVVIAGGTEAVVHPLPIAAFASMQALSKRNDDPATASRPYDISRDGFVLGEGAATLVLETEEHALARGARIYAELAGGAVTSDSFHITAPDPEGTAAARAVRDALDAAGATVDQVTHINAHATSTPVGDIAEYKALLRIFGDHLPNIPVSATKGATGHLLGGTGALEAIFTVLALYHRTAPPTINLTEQDPAIPLDVVTSPRDLGTGPQLAISNSFGFGGHNAVAAFRSI, from the coding sequence ATGACCAAAAAGATCGTAGTAACTGGCATTGGTGCCACCACGCCACTCGGCGGAACCGCGACTGAGTCGTGGAACGCCCTCCTCGCCGGCGAATCGGGCGCACGCTCACTCGAGCAAGACTGGGTTGCAGAGCATTCTCTCCCCGTGACCTTCGCTGCCCAGGCAAAAGTACGCCCCGAAGAAGTTCTCGAGCGTGTCGAGTACAAGAGACTCGATCCCTCGAGCCAATTCGCACTGATTTCCGCCCGTGAAGCTTGGGCAGACGCGGGTTCGCCCGACGTCGACCCTGAGCGCATTGGCGTTGACTATTCCACCGGCATCGGTGGATTGTGGACCCTTCTCGACGCGTGGGACACCCTGCGCGAAAAGGGGCCCCGTCGTGTATTGCCGATGACAATTCCGATGCTCATGCCGAACGCTGCTGCGGCAGCCATCAGCATGGCGATCCCGTCTCGCGCCTACGCCCGCACTGATGTTTCCGCGTGCGCGTCCAGCACTGAAGCGCTCGCTAACGCTTACGCGCACCTGCAGGCAGGTCTGGCGGATGTCGTCATCGCCGGTGGCACTGAAGCCGTTGTTCACCCGTTGCCGATCGCTGCCTTCGCATCGATGCAGGCGCTGTCGAAGCGCAACGACGACCCCGCAACCGCCTCACGTCCCTATGACATTTCGCGTGATGGCTTTGTGCTCGGCGAAGGAGCGGCCACGCTCGTGCTCGAAACCGAAGAGCATGCCCTCGCGCGCGGCGCCCGTATTTATGCTGAACTCGCCGGTGGCGCCGTCACCAGTGACTCGTTCCACATCACGGCCCCCGACCCCGAGGGAACTGCTGCAGCCCGCGCTGTGCGCGACGCGCTCGATGCAGCCGGCGCGACCGTCGATCAGGTTACGCACATCAACGCGCACGCCACGAGCACGCCTGTTGGTGACATCGCCGAGTACAAGGCGCTCCTGCGCATTTTCGGTGACCACCTGCCCAACATTCCGGTCTCCGCCACCAAAGGCGCCACAGGCCACCTCTTGGGCGGTACAGGAGCACTCGAAGCGATCTTCACCGTCTTGGCGCTGTACCACCGCACCGCTCCCCCGACGATCAACCTCACCGAGCAGGATCCCGCGATCCCGCTCGATGTCGTCACGTCGCCTCGCGACCTCGGCACCGGTCCGCAGCTGGCCATCAGCAACTCATTCGGCTTCGGCGGACACAACGCTGTCGCAGCCTTCCGCTCGATTTAG
- a CDS encoding NAD(P)/FAD-dependent oxidoreductase, which yields MTHTDVVVVGAGPNGLAAAVTMARAGLSVHLVERNDTIGGGARTAEITLPGFRHDICSAVHPMALASPFFQDFQLTDRLDFIVPEISYAHPLDRGEAGIAYRDLDRTADALGRDGKAWHRLMKPLVDRIDGVTDFTSNQLLRIPRSPIAAAAFGMRVLEQGSRAWNMRFREDHAPALLAGLSAHSVSPMPRPSSAGAGLLLGAQAHARGWAVPVGGSQGIIDAMAADLLAHGGTITTGAEVESISQFSASKAVLLDVSARALDRIAGEQLPARYRKALRNFRYGNAAAKIDLALSGPIPWTNPEVGNAGTVHLGGTREEIAHSESEVARGIHPEAPYVLVSQPTILDPSRAPAGKHVVWAYAHVPSGSTVDMTERIITQIERFAPGFRDLIIGSHHMTASELERYNPNYIGGDFSAGAVNLSQLLARPVLSTDPWRTPAKGIYLASSSTPPGPAVHGLCGFYAARSALRHEFGITRTPDLALGS from the coding sequence GTGACCCACACGGACGTTGTCGTCGTCGGAGCGGGCCCCAACGGGCTCGCAGCCGCGGTAACAATGGCTCGAGCGGGACTCAGCGTTCACCTCGTCGAACGCAACGACACGATTGGCGGGGGCGCACGCACCGCAGAGATCACCCTCCCCGGCTTTCGGCATGACATCTGCTCTGCCGTACATCCCATGGCTCTCGCCTCACCGTTCTTCCAAGACTTTCAGCTCACCGACCGGCTCGACTTCATTGTTCCGGAGATTTCGTACGCCCATCCGCTAGATAGGGGCGAGGCGGGGATCGCCTACCGAGACCTTGACCGCACCGCAGACGCGCTTGGACGCGATGGCAAGGCTTGGCATCGTCTGATGAAACCCCTCGTTGATCGCATCGACGGTGTCACCGACTTTACGAGCAACCAACTGCTGCGAATTCCCCGATCCCCCATCGCCGCAGCAGCTTTTGGAATGCGAGTGCTCGAGCAGGGCTCGCGAGCCTGGAACATGCGTTTTCGTGAAGATCACGCCCCTGCACTGCTCGCTGGCCTCAGCGCACACTCGGTCAGCCCCATGCCACGGCCTTCCTCAGCCGGCGCTGGACTCCTCCTCGGGGCGCAAGCTCACGCACGAGGTTGGGCAGTTCCTGTCGGAGGCAGTCAAGGAATTATTGATGCAATGGCCGCCGATTTGTTGGCCCACGGCGGCACGATCACCACTGGCGCAGAGGTGGAGTCGATCAGTCAGTTCTCTGCATCGAAAGCGGTACTTCTCGATGTTTCCGCTCGCGCACTCGACCGTATCGCCGGCGAGCAGCTGCCAGCGCGTTACCGAAAAGCGCTACGCAATTTCCGGTACGGGAATGCGGCGGCCAAAATAGATCTGGCGCTTTCCGGCCCGATACCGTGGACCAATCCCGAGGTGGGCAACGCCGGCACCGTTCATCTTGGCGGTACTCGAGAAGAAATCGCTCACTCCGAGAGTGAAGTTGCTCGCGGGATCCACCCCGAAGCACCGTATGTTCTCGTATCTCAGCCCACCATTCTCGATCCGAGCCGAGCACCGGCAGGGAAGCACGTCGTGTGGGCGTACGCCCATGTGCCCAGCGGCTCCACGGTTGACATGACCGAGCGAATTATCACTCAGATTGAGCGTTTTGCCCCTGGCTTCCGCGACCTGATCATCGGTTCGCATCACATGACCGCGTCGGAACTGGAGCGCTACAACCCCAACTACATCGGGGGTGACTTTTCCGCTGGCGCCGTCAATCTTTCGCAGCTCCTCGCCCGGCCCGTCCTGTCGACTGATCCGTGGCGCACTCCGGCTAAAGGTATTTACTTGGCTTCATCATCAACTCCGCCTGGTCCGGCGGTGCACGGACTGTGCGGGTTCTATGCCGCTCGTTCGGCGCTTCGGCATGAGTTTGGCATCACGCGAACGCCTGACCTCGCACTGGGTAGCTAA